A single genomic interval of Solimonas sp. K1W22B-7 harbors:
- a CDS encoding sterol desaturase family protein, whose amino-acid sequence MIGFPIALLTANAFEWYAHKAWLHEYPSRHRNAPFFTHIRHHKRARLNGFHDEGYRNSMWRDQEMFNEKVALIGIATVATPFAPVAPFFVLGVYYSAWNYWSTHSKAHLDPEYARKHIPWHHDHHMNANQDANWCVTRPWFDYIMGTRVISDQSAAETNPLGVKLPALVEKRVNSLARRFLPKAYARIKERSQADAEKRGTGVEQAVAGIA is encoded by the coding sequence ATGATCGGCTTTCCCATTGCCCTGCTCACCGCCAACGCCTTCGAGTGGTACGCCCACAAGGCTTGGCTGCATGAGTATCCGTCCAGGCATCGCAACGCGCCCTTCTTCACGCATATCCGGCACCACAAGCGCGCACGCCTGAACGGTTTCCACGACGAGGGCTACCGCAACTCGATGTGGCGCGATCAGGAAATGTTCAACGAGAAGGTAGCGCTGATCGGTATCGCCACCGTCGCGACTCCTTTCGCCCCCGTCGCGCCGTTCTTCGTGCTGGGCGTCTACTACAGCGCCTGGAACTACTGGTCGACGCATTCCAAGGCCCATCTCGATCCGGAATACGCCCGGAAGCACATTCCCTGGCACCACGACCACCACATGAATGCCAACCAGGACGCCAACTGGTGCGTGACGCGCCCGTGGTTCGACTACATCATGGGCACGCGGGTGATCTCCGACCAGAGCGCCGCCGAAACCAATCCACTCGGCGTAAAACTGCCGGCCCTTGTCGAAAAGCGCGTCAACAGCCTGGCCCGCCGGTTCCTGCCGAAGGCTTACGCCCGCATCAAGGAGCGTTCGCAGGCAGATGCCGAGAAGCGCGGGACAGGTGTGGAGCAAGCCGTGGCGGGGATTGCCTGA
- a CDS encoding acyl-CoA dehydrogenase family protein, translating to MNFNFSEEQQQLRDTLDRYVRKDYGFEKRRGIIHSTEGWSREVWAQLADLGVLSVGLPEEHGGLGGGPFDTLLVMESLGRGMVVEPYVATVVLCAGLVARAGSEAQQAALLPGVASGETRLALAHHERGGRYDLSRIETAARRDGDAWVLNGHKSVVLHGAAADQLLVSAKTAAGISLFLVDAKAPGVSRRDTPAQDGHRVAEVTLKDVRVGSDALVGAEGAALPQIELALDHAIAALCAEAVGAMGSLIEATVTYLKTRKQFGVPIGSFQALQHRAVEMYLHAEQARSMSYLAADKLGATDPAERRRAISGAKVLVGNAARYVGQQAVQLHGGIGVTDELAVGHYFKRLTMITLLFGDVDHHVAQFGEAMTA from the coding sequence ATGAACTTCAATTTCAGCGAAGAACAGCAGCAGCTGCGCGACACCCTCGACCGCTACGTGCGCAAGGACTACGGCTTCGAGAAGCGCCGCGGCATCATCCATTCCACGGAAGGCTGGAGCCGCGAGGTCTGGGCGCAGCTGGCCGACCTGGGCGTGCTGTCCGTGGGCCTGCCGGAAGAACACGGCGGCCTCGGCGGCGGCCCCTTCGACACCCTGCTGGTGATGGAATCCCTGGGCCGCGGCATGGTGGTGGAACCCTACGTCGCCACCGTGGTGCTGTGCGCCGGACTGGTCGCGCGCGCCGGCAGCGAGGCGCAGCAGGCCGCGCTGCTGCCGGGCGTGGCCTCCGGCGAAACCCGCCTGGCGCTGGCGCATCACGAGCGCGGCGGCCGCTACGACCTGTCGCGCATCGAGACCGCCGCGCGCCGCGACGGCGATGCCTGGGTCCTCAACGGCCACAAGAGCGTGGTGCTGCACGGCGCCGCCGCCGACCAGCTGCTGGTCTCGGCAAAGACCGCCGCGGGCATCTCGCTGTTCCTGGTCGATGCGAAAGCCCCTGGCGTCTCGCGCCGCGACACCCCGGCGCAGGACGGCCACCGCGTCGCCGAAGTGACGCTGAAAGACGTGCGCGTCGGCAGCGATGCGCTGGTCGGCGCCGAGGGCGCCGCCCTGCCGCAGATCGAACTGGCCCTGGACCACGCCATCGCCGCGCTCTGCGCCGAGGCCGTGGGTGCCATGGGCTCATTGATCGAAGCCACCGTCACCTACCTGAAGACGCGCAAGCAGTTCGGCGTGCCGATCGGCAGCTTCCAGGCCCTGCAGCACCGCGCCGTGGAGATGTACCTGCACGCCGAGCAGGCGCGCTCGATGAGCTACCTCGCCGCCGACAAGCTCGGCGCCACCGACCCCGCCGAACGCCGCCGCGCGATCTCCGGCGCCAAGGTGCTGGTCGGCAACGCCGCGCGCTACGTCGGCCAGCAGGCGGTGCAGCTGCACGGCGGCATCGGCGTGACCGACGAGCTGGCCGTGGGGCACTACTTCAAGCGCCTGACGATGATCACGCTGCTGTTTGGGGATGTGGATCATCATGTGGCGCAGTTTGGCGAGGCGATGACGGCGTAA
- a CDS encoding acyl-CoA dehydrogenase family protein, with product MDLNFTAADEAFRGEARAFIDSKLPADLRDKVLEGKRLQKDDYFRWHVALHEQGWVAANWPQEFGGPGWNAAQQHIFEEECADAGAPILSPFGLRMVAPVIMAFASPAQQQYYLPRIRSGEHWWCQGYSEPGSGSDLASLRTRAERVGDKYIVNGQKTWTTLGHHANWIFCLVRTNAEARKQEGISFLLIDMNTPGITVRPIIMIDGEHEVNEVWFENVEVPVGNLIGEENKGWTYAKYLLGHERTNIAEVGRSKRRLKRLKEIAAQQPGSDGRPLLQDVRFRDRIAQVEIELMALEITNLRVIAADMEKRAPGPEASLLKIRGSEIQQTLTELMMQALGHDALPLQHAAMDYGYDGELTGPDYGVPLSGQYFNFRKTTIYGGSNEIQRNIISKMILGF from the coding sequence ATGGACCTGAATTTCACGGCCGCGGACGAGGCTTTCCGCGGCGAAGCCCGCGCATTCATCGACAGCAAGCTGCCCGCAGACCTGCGCGACAAGGTGCTGGAAGGCAAGCGCCTGCAGAAGGACGACTACTTCCGCTGGCATGTGGCGCTGCACGAGCAGGGCTGGGTGGCGGCCAACTGGCCGCAGGAATTCGGCGGCCCGGGCTGGAACGCGGCGCAGCAGCACATCTTCGAGGAGGAATGCGCCGACGCCGGCGCGCCGATCCTCTCGCCCTTCGGCCTGCGCATGGTCGCCCCGGTGATCATGGCTTTTGCCAGCCCGGCACAGCAGCAGTACTACCTGCCGCGCATCCGCAGCGGCGAGCACTGGTGGTGCCAGGGCTATTCCGAGCCGGGCTCGGGCTCCGACCTGGCCTCGCTGCGCACCCGCGCCGAGCGCGTCGGCGACAAGTACATCGTCAACGGCCAGAAGACCTGGACCACGCTGGGCCACCACGCCAACTGGATCTTCTGCCTGGTGCGCACCAATGCCGAGGCGCGCAAGCAGGAGGGCATCTCCTTCCTGCTGATCGACATGAACACGCCGGGCATCACCGTGCGCCCGATCATCATGATCGACGGCGAGCACGAGGTGAACGAGGTCTGGTTCGAGAACGTCGAGGTGCCGGTGGGCAACCTGATCGGCGAGGAGAACAAGGGCTGGACCTACGCCAAGTACCTGCTGGGCCACGAGCGCACCAACATCGCCGAGGTCGGCCGCTCCAAGCGCCGCCTCAAGCGCCTGAAGGAGATCGCGGCGCAGCAGCCCGGCTCCGACGGCAGGCCGCTGCTGCAGGACGTCCGCTTCCGCGACCGCATCGCGCAGGTGGAGATCGAGCTGATGGCGCTGGAGATCACCAACCTGCGCGTGATCGCCGCCGACATGGAGAAGCGCGCGCCGGGGCCCGAGGCCTCGCTGCTGAAGATCCGCGGCTCGGAGATCCAGCAGACCCTGACCGAGCTGATGATGCAGGCCCTGGGCCACGACGCCCTGCCCCTGCAGCATGCCGCGATGGACTACGGCTACGACGGCGAGCTGACCGGCCCCGACTACGGCGTGCCGCTGTCGGGCCAGTACTTCAACTTCCGCAAGACCACGATCTACGGCGGCTCCAACGAGATCCAGCGCAACATCATCTCCAAGATGATCCTGGGATTCTGA
- a CDS encoding 3-hydroxyacyl-CoA dehydrogenase NAD-binding domain-containing protein encodes MSVCDYRSDGDIAVISMNSPPVNGLGLPLREGIAAGLQQAAQDPAIKAIVLTGTPKAFSGGADIREFNSPLMLATPNLHDILVRLEAMEKPVVAAISGVCLGGGLELALGCHYRVALADAQIALPEVKLGLLPGGGGTQRLPRLVGVQTALEMVVGGDMVPADKLAGTALFDEMISGDLLAGALAFARKLAAARPLPRVRDREISQPDAAAFFAAARAQVARQAGRLPAPLKCLECIEAAATKSFDEGMEVERKGFEFLLNGPESRALRHAFFGERAAAKIPDIPDSTPLRPIDSAAVIGAGTMGGGIAMNFANVGIPVRILEMKQEALDRGLGVIRKNYENQVRKGKLTQEKLDQRMALIQPTLDYADLAQADIVIEAVFEDMNVKQAVFEKLDAVMKPGAILASNTSTLDLDRIALFTRRPQDVVGLHFFSPANVMRLLEVVRGKQTAKDVMATVMQLGRRIRKLPVVAGVCDGFVGNRMINKYSAEAMVLLEEGALPQQVDGAVEQLGFAMGPFRMSDLAGNDVGWYIRKRHYAEHPDMRPSLIADRVCELGRYGQKTGKGWYAYQPGDRNAHPDPEVEQIILGVSQELGVQRRAIPDSEIVERLVYALVNEGARIVEEGIALRASDIDMMYLNGYGFPLHLGGPMLYADLQGLDQVAARCREFAKNPLSAPGFWEPAALLAKLAAAGKTFN; translated from the coding sequence ATGTCCGTCTGCGACTACCGCAGCGACGGCGACATCGCCGTCATCTCGATGAACAGCCCGCCGGTCAACGGCCTGGGCCTGCCGCTGCGCGAGGGCATCGCCGCCGGCCTGCAGCAGGCCGCGCAGGACCCTGCGATCAAGGCCATCGTCCTGACCGGCACGCCCAAGGCCTTCTCCGGCGGCGCCGACATCCGCGAGTTCAACAGCCCGCTGATGCTGGCCACGCCGAACCTGCACGACATCCTCGTCAGACTCGAGGCCATGGAGAAGCCGGTGGTGGCCGCGATCTCGGGCGTCTGCCTCGGCGGCGGCCTGGAACTGGCCCTGGGCTGCCACTACCGCGTGGCCCTGGCCGACGCGCAGATCGCCCTGCCCGAGGTGAAGCTGGGCCTGCTGCCCGGCGGCGGCGGCACGCAGCGCCTGCCGCGCCTGGTCGGCGTGCAGACCGCGCTGGAAATGGTGGTGGGCGGCGACATGGTGCCGGCGGACAAGCTCGCCGGCACCGCGCTGTTCGACGAGATGATTTCCGGCGACCTCCTCGCCGGAGCCCTGGCCTTCGCCCGCAAGCTGGCCGCTGCCCGCCCGCTGCCGCGCGTGCGTGACCGCGAGATCAGCCAGCCCGACGCCGCCGCCTTCTTCGCCGCCGCGCGCGCGCAGGTGGCCAGGCAGGCCGGCCGCCTGCCGGCGCCGCTCAAGTGCCTGGAGTGCATCGAGGCGGCCGCCACCAAATCCTTCGACGAAGGCATGGAAGTGGAGCGCAAGGGCTTCGAGTTCCTGCTCAATGGCCCCGAGTCGCGCGCCCTGCGTCACGCCTTCTTCGGCGAGCGCGCCGCTGCCAAGATTCCCGACATCCCCGACAGCACCCCGCTGCGCCCGATCGACAGCGCGGCAGTGATCGGCGCCGGCACCATGGGCGGCGGCATCGCCATGAACTTCGCCAACGTCGGCATCCCGGTGCGCATCCTGGAGATGAAGCAGGAGGCGCTGGACCGCGGCCTGGGCGTGATCCGCAAGAACTACGAGAACCAGGTCAGGAAGGGCAAGCTGACGCAGGAGAAGCTGGACCAGCGCATGGCCCTGATCCAGCCGACGCTGGACTATGCCGACCTGGCGCAGGCCGACATCGTCATCGAGGCGGTGTTCGAGGACATGAACGTCAAGCAGGCGGTGTTCGAGAAGCTCGACGCCGTCATGAAGCCGGGCGCGATCCTGGCCAGCAACACCTCGACCCTGGACCTGGACCGCATTGCCCTGTTCACCCGGCGCCCGCAGGACGTGGTCGGCCTGCACTTCTTCTCGCCGGCCAACGTCATGCGCCTGCTGGAAGTGGTGCGCGGCAAGCAGACCGCCAAGGACGTGATGGCCACCGTGATGCAGCTGGGCCGCAGGATCCGCAAGCTGCCGGTGGTGGCCGGCGTCTGCGACGGCTTCGTCGGCAACCGCATGATCAACAAGTACAGCGCCGAGGCGATGGTGCTGCTGGAGGAGGGCGCGCTGCCGCAGCAGGTCGACGGCGCCGTCGAGCAGCTGGGCTTCGCCATGGGCCCGTTCCGCATGAGCGACCTGGCCGGCAACGACGTCGGCTGGTACATCCGCAAGCGCCACTACGCCGAGCACCCGGACATGCGCCCCAGCCTGATCGCCGACCGCGTCTGCGAACTGGGCCGCTACGGCCAGAAGACCGGCAAGGGCTGGTACGCCTACCAGCCGGGCGACCGCAACGCCCACCCCGATCCCGAGGTCGAGCAGATCATCCTCGGCGTGTCGCAGGAACTGGGCGTGCAGCGTCGCGCGATCCCCGACAGCGAGATCGTCGAGCGCCTGGTCTATGCCCTGGTCAACGAGGGCGCGCGCATCGTCGAGGAAGGCATCGCCCTGCGCGCCTCCGACATCGACATGATGTATCTCAACGGCTACGGCTTCCCGCTGCACCTGGGCGGCCCGATGCTCTACGCCGACCTGCAGGGCCTGGACCAGGTCGCCGCGCGCTGCCGCGAGTTCGCGAAGAATCCGCTGTCGGCGCCAGGGTTCTGGGAGCCGGCGGCTTTGCTGGCGAAGCTGGCGGCGGCGGGGAAGACGTTCAACTAA
- a CDS encoding nuclear transport factor 2 family protein has translation MHRNAETIEKFYRAFAALDADTMAQCYAPDVEFQDEVFTLHGKRETVGMWSMLCKGVREKGADAWRLDYSGISADDRSGRAHWDAHYRFTATGRMVLNRIDAEFSFRDGLIVAHRDRFDFWAWSRQALGAPGLLLGWTPFLRRKVQATASGNLDKFLKGT, from the coding sequence ATGCACCGCAACGCCGAAACCATCGAGAAGTTCTACCGCGCCTTCGCCGCGCTCGACGCCGACACCATGGCCCAGTGTTACGCGCCCGACGTGGAGTTCCAGGACGAGGTCTTCACCCTGCACGGCAAGCGCGAGACCGTCGGCATGTGGTCCATGCTCTGCAAGGGCGTGCGCGAGAAGGGTGCCGACGCCTGGCGCCTGGACTACAGCGGCATCAGTGCCGACGACCGCAGCGGCCGGGCGCATTGGGACGCTCACTATCGCTTCACGGCCACCGGCCGCATGGTGCTCAACCGCATCGACGCCGAATTCAGCTTCCGCGATGGCCTGATCGTGGCCCATCGCGACCGTTTCGACTTCTGGGCCTGGTCGCGCCAGGCCCTGGGTGCCCCGGGCCTGCTGCTGGGCTGGACCCCTTTCCTGCGCAGGAAAGTGCAGGCCACGGCCTCCGGCAACCTGGATAAGTTCCTGAAAGGCACCTGA
- the miaB gene encoding tRNA (N6-isopentenyl adenosine(37)-C2)-methylthiotransferase MiaB — protein MSKKLYLITYGCQMNEYDSSKMADVLAKSHGYERTQNPEEADLLLLNTCSVREKAQEKVFSELGRWKDWKKADPARLIGVGGCVASQEGEAIASRQPLVDIVFGPQTLHRLPQLLDSTRASRKPAVDVSFPEIEKFDRLPEPRAEGVTAFVSIMEGCSKYCTFCVVPYTRGEEVSRPLDDVLLECAQLAQQGVRELTLLGQNVNAYRGRMGDTAELCDLALLIRYVAQIPGIERIRYTTSHPAEFTDSLIEAYAEEPKLASYLHLPVQSGSDRILGMMKRGYTRAQYIEKIRRIRAARPGLSLSSDFIVGFPTESEDDFMRTMDLIAECGFDCAFSFNYSPRPGTPAANLRDTVPAEEKSRRLHLLQQRIQQLDDAFKQSLVGSTQRVLVEKPSRRGGGQIAGRISHNRMVNFDGPESLIGQFVDIEITEMQTNSLRGRLAAETVAA, from the coding sequence ATGTCCAAGAAGCTGTACCTGATTACCTACGGCTGCCAGATGAACGAGTACGACTCGTCCAAAATGGCGGATGTGCTCGCAAAATCACATGGTTACGAGCGCACGCAGAATCCGGAAGAGGCCGATTTGCTGCTGCTGAACACCTGCTCGGTGCGCGAAAAGGCGCAGGAAAAGGTGTTCTCGGAACTGGGCCGCTGGAAGGACTGGAAGAAGGCCGACCCCGCACGCCTGATCGGCGTGGGCGGCTGCGTGGCCAGCCAGGAGGGCGAGGCCATCGCCAGCCGCCAGCCGCTGGTCGATATCGTCTTCGGCCCCCAGACCCTGCATCGCCTGCCGCAGCTGCTGGACAGCACCCGCGCCTCGCGCAAGCCGGCGGTGGACGTCAGCTTCCCCGAAATCGAGAAGTTCGACCGCCTGCCGGAGCCGCGCGCCGAGGGCGTCACCGCCTTCGTCTCGATCATGGAAGGCTGCTCCAAGTACTGCACCTTCTGCGTGGTGCCCTATACCCGTGGCGAGGAAGTGTCCCGCCCGCTGGACGACGTGCTGCTGGAATGCGCCCAGCTGGCGCAGCAGGGCGTGCGCGAGCTGACCCTGCTGGGCCAGAACGTCAACGCCTACCGCGGCCGCATGGGCGATACCGCCGAGCTTTGCGACCTGGCCCTGCTGATCCGCTACGTCGCCCAGATCCCGGGCATCGAGCGCATCCGCTACACCACCTCGCACCCGGCCGAGTTCACCGACTCGCTGATCGAGGCCTATGCCGAGGAACCCAAGTTGGCCAGCTATTTGCACCTTCCCGTGCAATCCGGCTCCGACCGCATCCTGGGCATGATGAAACGCGGCTATACCCGTGCGCAGTACATCGAGAAGATTCGCCGCATCCGTGCCGCGCGGCCGGGCCTGTCGCTGTCCTCGGACTTCATCGTGGGTTTTCCGACCGAGTCGGAAGACGACTTCATGCGCACCATGGACCTGATCGCGGAGTGCGGCTTCGACTGCGCCTTCTCGTTCAACTACAGCCCGCGCCCCGGCACCCCGGCGGCCAACCTGCGCGACACCGTGCCGGCGGAAGAGAAGTCGCGCCGCCTGCACCTGCTGCAGCAGCGTATCCAGCAGCTCGACGACGCCTTCAAGCAGTCCCTGGTCGGCAGCACCCAGCGCGTGCTGGTGGAAAAGCCCTCCAGGCGCGGCGGCGGCCAGATCGCCGGGCGCATCTCGCACAACCGCATGGTCAACTTCGACGGGCCGGAATCGCTGATCGGCCAGTTCGTCGACATCGAGATCACCGAGATGCAGACCAACTCGCTGCGCGGGCGCCTCGCCGCCGAGACGGTGGCGGCATGA
- a CDS encoding PhoH family protein, which translates to MKKGPVQARLDMELVPDEAQRIVNLNGPFDAHLRQIELRLGIEIRSRGNRFQLVGARPDIARGELVLRDLFEQTEDDLVTTEHVHLALAEHGPDPELDAAAAEEERSATGEVVVRTKRGVVRGRSLQQKNYLKAIASNDMNFGIGPAGTGKTYLAVASAVQALERDRVRRIVLVRPAVEAGEKLGFLPGDMAEKINPYLRPLYDALYEMMGFEKVARLLEKSVIEIAPLAFMRGRTLNESFVILDEAQNTSVEQMKMFLTRIGFGSVAVVTGDMTQVDLPKHQLSGLRHAEQVLATTPGISFTRFQKEDVVRHPLVQAIVHAYEQYEQRTETQA; encoded by the coding sequence ATGAAGAAGGGACCCGTGCAGGCGCGGCTCGACATGGAGCTGGTGCCGGACGAAGCCCAGCGCATCGTCAACCTCAACGGCCCCTTCGACGCCCACCTGCGGCAGATCGAACTGCGCCTGGGGATCGAGATCCGCAGCCGTGGCAACCGCTTCCAGCTGGTCGGCGCGCGCCCCGACATCGCCCGCGGCGAGCTGGTGCTGCGCGATCTGTTCGAGCAGACCGAGGACGACCTCGTCACCACCGAGCACGTCCACCTGGCCCTGGCCGAGCATGGCCCCGACCCGGAACTGGATGCCGCGGCCGCCGAGGAAGAGCGCAGCGCCACCGGCGAAGTGGTGGTGCGCACCAAGCGCGGTGTCGTGCGCGGCCGCAGCCTGCAGCAGAAGAATTACCTGAAGGCGATCGCCAGCAACGACATGAACTTCGGCATCGGCCCCGCCGGTACCGGCAAGACCTACCTCGCCGTGGCCAGTGCCGTGCAGGCGCTGGAGCGCGACCGCGTGCGCCGCATCGTGCTGGTGCGCCCGGCGGTGGAAGCCGGCGAGAAGCTGGGCTTCCTGCCCGGCGACATGGCCGAGAAGATCAATCCCTACCTGCGCCCGCTGTACGACGCGCTGTACGAGATGATGGGCTTCGAGAAGGTTGCGCGCCTGCTCGAGAAGAGCGTCATCGAGATCGCGCCGCTGGCCTTCATGCGCGGCCGCACGCTCAACGAATCCTTCGTGATCCTCGACGAGGCGCAGAACACCTCCGTGGAACAGATGAAGATGTTCCTGACGCGCATCGGCTTCGGCAGCGTCGCAGTGGTCACCGGCGACATGACCCAGGTGGACCTGCCCAAGCACCAGCTGTCCGGTCTGCGCCATGCCGAGCAGGTGCTGGCGACCACGCCGGGCATCTCCTTCACCCGCTTCCAGAAGGAAGACGTGGTGCGTCATCCGCTGGTCCAGGCAATCGTGCATGCTTACGAGCAGTACGAACAGCGCACGGAGACCCAGGCTTGA
- the ybeY gene encoding rRNA maturation RNase YbeY, with protein MVPAAGIPAAASLRGWALAALGREKGELNIRIVGDEESRQLNHQYRGKDKSTNVLSFQGEPELESLPVLGDLVICAPVVAREAAEQGKPARAHWAHMVVHGCLHLLGHDHERDSEALRMEALETRILKRLGFANPYER; from the coding sequence ATGGTCCCCGCCGCCGGCATTCCGGCCGCCGCGAGCCTGCGCGGCTGGGCACTCGCCGCCCTCGGACGCGAGAAGGGCGAGCTGAACATCCGCATCGTCGGCGACGAAGAGTCCCGGCAGCTCAACCACCAGTACCGCGGCAAGGACAAGTCCACCAACGTGCTGTCCTTCCAGGGCGAGCCGGAGCTGGAAAGCCTGCCGGTGCTGGGCGACCTGGTCATCTGTGCGCCGGTCGTGGCGCGCGAGGCCGCCGAGCAGGGCAAGCCGGCCCGCGCCCACTGGGCGCACATGGTGGTGCATGGCTGCCTGCACCTGCTGGGCCACGACCACGAGCGCGACTCCGAGGCGCTGCGCATGGAAGCGCTGGAAACCCGTATTCTCAAGCGTCTGGGCTTTGCCAATCCGTATGAACGATAA
- a CDS encoding HlyC/CorC family transporter gives MNDNDEHSPRPDGAGTALQRWWRRVTHNFGGGPRTREELLEVLEEARASELLDADAQEMFEGILDSAETQVRDVMVPRAQMVTLESDWRLDRILGVVVESGHSRFPVTGDSRDEVLGVLLAKDLLKFSSSVEGFDPATFDMQRLLRPVVFVPESKRLNVLLKDFRKSRNHMAIVADEYGGVAGLVTIEDVLEQIVGDIDDEYDEAEGALILKQDERRFLVNALTTIENFNGYFGTDFPTDEFDTIGGLVLHRFGHMPKRGESVRIERFNFNVQRADSRRVHMFQVTLSPA, from the coding sequence ATGAACGATAACGACGAACACAGTCCCAGGCCCGACGGCGCCGGCACTGCATTGCAGCGCTGGTGGCGTCGGGTGACCCACAACTTCGGTGGCGGCCCGCGCACGCGCGAGGAACTGCTGGAGGTTCTGGAAGAGGCGCGGGCGAGCGAGCTGCTCGACGCCGACGCGCAGGAGATGTTCGAGGGCATCCTCGACAGCGCCGAGACCCAGGTGCGCGACGTGATGGTGCCGCGCGCGCAGATGGTCACGCTGGAATCCGACTGGCGCCTGGACCGCATCCTCGGCGTGGTGGTCGAATCGGGCCACTCGCGCTTTCCGGTCACCGGCGACTCGCGCGACGAGGTGCTGGGCGTCCTGCTGGCCAAGGACCTGCTGAAATTCTCGTCCAGCGTGGAGGGCTTCGACCCCGCCACCTTCGACATGCAGCGCCTGCTGCGCCCGGTGGTGTTCGTGCCGGAGTCCAAGCGCCTCAACGTGCTGCTCAAGGACTTCCGCAAGTCGCGCAACCACATGGCGATCGTCGCCGACGAGTACGGCGGCGTCGCCGGCCTGGTGACGATCGAGGACGTGCTGGAGCAGATCGTCGGCGACATCGACGACGAGTACGACGAGGCCGAGGGTGCGCTGATCCTCAAGCAGGACGAGCGCCGCTTTCTGGTCAACGCGCTGACCACGATCGAGAACTTCAACGGCTACTTCGGCACCGACTTCCCGACCGACGAGTTCGACACCATCGGCGGCCTGGTGCTGCACCGCTTCGGACACATGCCCAAGCGCGGCGAGAGCGTGCGCATCGAACGCTTCAACTTCAATGTGCAGCGCGCCGACAGCCGCCGGGTCCATATGTTCCAGGTCACCCTGTCTCCGGCATGA